The stretch of DNA GAACTCGTGGGGCTCGAAGCGGTCCATGATCACGAGGGCGGCCCCCGCCCGCAGGCCGAACAGGGCGTTGTACAGACCGGCGTTGAGCGCCATCGACACCGGGATGAGGTTCGGCGTCGGGGACCGGGCGGGCTCCGCACCCGGCAGGCGCGCCCGGAGCGGGCCCAGGACCCGGTCGAGCAGCTCGAGATACGCCTCGTGGGCGTGGCGGACGGCCTTGGGCCGGCCGGTCGTGCCGGAGGTCCACATCACGAAGGCGACGCCGGGCTCGTAGTCCTCCGGGTCCGACAGGCGCTCCACGCCCGACTCGGTGACCAGGCCCACGGGGCGGGTGGTGTCGAGCACCGCCTGCACCTCGGCCCGCGGGAAGCGGGGGTTCACCGGGACGTACACCCCCCCGGCCGCCCAGACCCCGACCATCGTGGCCACCAGCTCCGGCCCGTTCGGCAGCTGCACCGCCACCGCCCGGCCGGCGAGGCCGCCCCCGTCACCGAGAACCGCCACCAGCTCGTCGGCCCGCGCCCGCGCCGCGCCGCGGGCCTCGCCGGCGCTCACCGAGCGATCGACGGTGTGCAACAGCCCCTCGTCGTCGGCGAAGGGGTGCTCCAGGAGGAGCGCCGCCAGGTTCACCGGCCGGGCCGGGTCCTCGGGCGAGACCGGCCCGTCACGTGTCGCTCTCGCCGTGGGCGTCGACCCCCACGGGGTCGATCGGCTCGGCCCAGACCGGGTCGCGCTTCTCGGCGAACGCCGCCGGGCCCTCGGTCTGGTCGGGGTGACCCCACATCGACACCAGGTCCTGCGCACCGGCCCGGCAGGCGTCGGTCAGGCCCAGCTCCAACGCCCGCCACAACGCCCGCTTCGACGCCGCCATCGCCGCCGGCGAGTTGCGGGCGATCGTCTCGGCCAGCTCCTGGGCCCGCTCCCGCAACCGCTCGGGCGGATCGACGAC from Acidimicrobiales bacterium encodes:
- a CDS encoding enoyl-CoA hydratase-related protein, whose translation is VVDPPERLRERAQELAETIARNSPAAMAASKRALWRALELGLTDACRAGAQDLVSMWGHPDQTEGPAAFAEKRDPVWAEPIDPVGVDAHGESDT